In the Lebetimonas natsushimae genome, one interval contains:
- a CDS encoding NADH-quinone oxidoreductase subunit C produces the protein MTINPQINIKEVTLDNVVEEIKNFYDENSWHYITVNATDLGGKLQIDWLFSKYKDKNIIQIFRIPEVNYDAKIPSIVGMIPSAWLSEWELADLFGLDVENAATGVFIAPDAPKAPLRKDGSWEK, from the coding sequence ATGACAATTAATCCACAAATTAACATAAAAGAAGTAACGCTTGATAATGTTGTAGAGGAAATTAAAAATTTTTATGATGAAAATAGCTGGCATTATATAACGGTAAATGCTACGGATTTAGGTGGAAAACTTCAGATAGACTGGCTTTTTTCAAAATATAAAGATAAAAATATCATCCAGATCTTCAGAATTCCGGAAGTCAACTACGATGCAAAAATTCCTAGTATTGTAGGTATGATACCATCAGCGTGGCTTAGTGAATGGGAACTTGCAGATTTATTCGGACTTGATGTTGAAAATGCTGCAACAGGAGTGTTTATTGCGCCTGATGCACCTAAAGCTCCTCTTAGAAAGGATGGTTCATGGGAAAAATAG
- a CDS encoding pyridoxal-phosphate dependent enzyme codes for MQNSPITPFEFKSEFFHIKRDDLLRPFEGNKARKFYYFYKNDFPSVQTVVSFGSNQSNAMYALSELCKLKGWEFVYYTNHVPELLKKNPQGNYLDALKNGAEIVEINLNGDELREYVLSLQNEKTLIIEEGGRIKESEYGIKMLADEIKDYVKKNNLKIFLPSGTGTTAYFLAKHLNTEVLTVPCVGDEKYLKKQFELLGGGKIPTILKPRKKYHFGKLYKNLFELWSELKNAGIEFDLLYDPIGWDTVFYYGLKNILYIHQGGLKGNVTMIKRYKRKYGL; via the coding sequence ATGCAAAATTCTCCAATTACTCCTTTTGAATTTAAAAGCGAATTTTTTCATATTAAAAGAGATGATTTACTTAGGCCTTTTGAGGGTAATAAGGCAAGAAAATTTTATTATTTTTACAAAAATGATTTTCCAAGTGTACAAACAGTTGTTTCTTTTGGAAGTAATCAGTCAAATGCAATGTATGCTTTGAGTGAATTATGCAAATTAAAAGGCTGGGAATTTGTATATTATACAAACCATGTTCCTGAATTATTGAAAAAAAATCCGCAGGGTAATTATTTAGATGCTTTAAAAAACGGTGCTGAAATAGTTGAAATTAATTTAAACGGAGACGAATTAAGAGAATATGTTTTAAGTTTGCAAAATGAAAAAACTTTAATAATAGAAGAGGGTGGGAGAATTAAAGAATCGGAATACGGAATTAAAATGTTGGCAGATGAAATAAAAGATTATGTTAAAAAAAATAATTTAAAAATTTTTTTGCCAAGCGGTACAGGTACAACCGCTTATTTTTTGGCCAAACATTTGAATACGGAGGTCTTGACTGTTCCCTGTGTGGGAGATGAAAAATATTTAAAAAAGCAGTTTGAGCTTTTAGGAGGTGGAAAAATTCCAACAATACTAAAACCTAGAAAAAAATATCATTTTGGAAAACTTTATAAAAATCTGTTTGAATTATGGAGTGAACTTAAAAATGCGGGAATCGAATTTGATTTGTTATATGATCCTATTGGATGGGATACGGTGTTTTATTATGGATTAAAAAATATTTTATATATTCATCAGGGAGGCTTAAAAGGCAATGTTACAATGATTAAACGTTACAAAAGGAAATATGGGTTATAA
- a CDS encoding NADH-quinone oxidoreductase subunit B family protein — MGIFSKFRKKSPWILHYNTGGCNGCDIEILAALAPKYDIERFGALNKGNPKQADILLVTGPVTKNCKDVLRRLYLEMPEPKVVVAMGACAHGGGIFRNFYHVENGVDNVIPVDVWIPGCAPRVEALIDGIVEAIEIWQQKSKEKEYMRNHEENYERLGVKDDN, encoded by the coding sequence ATGGGTATATTTAGTAAATTCAGAAAAAAATCCCCTTGGATATTGCATTACAATACCGGAGGGTGTAACGGGTGTGATATAGAAATTTTGGCTGCACTCGCTCCGAAATATGATATTGAAAGATTTGGTGCGCTTAATAAAGGAAATCCAAAGCAGGCTGATATTTTGCTTGTTACCGGTCCTGTTACCAAAAATTGTAAAGATGTCTTAAGAAGACTTTATCTTGAAATGCCAGAACCAAAAGTTGTGGTTGCAATGGGTGCTTGTGCACATGGAGGCGGAATTTTCAGAAATTTTTACCATGTGGAAAACGGCGTGGATAATGTAATTCCAGTAGATGTCTGGATTCCTGGATGTGCCCCGAGGGTTGAAGCATTGATTGACGGGATAGTGGAGGCTATTGAAATTTGGCAGCAAAAATCAAAAGAAAAAGAATATATGAGAAATCATGAGGAAAATTATGAGAGATTAGGAGTAAAAGATGACAATTAA
- a CDS encoding nickel-dependent hydrogenase large subunit, producing the protein MGKIVVPFGSQHVALPEPVSFLFETQNEIITKVETHIGYVHRGIEKAAVTKFEYNQLPYLTARVCGLCSITHAGAVVHGLEKLMGIEVNKRIDYLRMLVVELDRIHSHMLANGHVAEVVGYENLFMQTFRAREDVMDILERITGNRVQYDYQVIGGVSRDIDTETVEFAKKKLKKLKDNVLKVMEFHDSDYTFGLKTKGVGTISKEMAAKYNVAGPIARASGLETDARAEFDYLPFEEIGYKMQLRTEGDVWARNMVRFDEVLNSIEMCENILDNLPEGEHKVKVKGRPNGETVVRVEAPRGECFYYLKGSNKKLMDRVRIRVPTYANIPILKELFLGAKYSDAQAIVLSFDPCMSCTAR; encoded by the coding sequence ATGGGAAAAATAGTAGTGCCGTTTGGTTCGCAACATGTGGCTTTGCCGGAGCCTGTGAGTTTTTTATTTGAAACTCAAAATGAAATAATTACAAAAGTGGAAACCCATATAGGATATGTTCACAGAGGTATAGAGAAAGCTGCCGTTACAAAATTTGAATATAATCAATTACCATATCTTACCGCGAGGGTTTGCGGACTTTGTTCTATAACCCATGCCGGGGCTGTGGTACACGGGCTTGAAAAACTAATGGGAATTGAGGTTAACAAAAGAATTGATTATTTAAGAATGCTGGTAGTTGAACTTGACAGGATTCATTCACATATGTTAGCAAACGGACACGTGGCTGAAGTTGTCGGATATGAAAATCTTTTTATGCAGACATTCAGGGCAAGAGAAGATGTAATGGATATTCTTGAGAGAATTACAGGAAACAGGGTTCAGTATGATTATCAGGTAATAGGGGGAGTCAGCAGGGATATTGACACTGAAACAGTTGAATTTGCCAAGAAAAAATTGAAAAAATTAAAAGATAATGTATTAAAAGTGATGGAATTTCACGACAGTGACTATACTTTCGGTCTTAAAACAAAAGGGGTAGGGACTATTTCAAAAGAGATGGCTGCTAAATATAATGTGGCTGGACCAATTGCCAGGGCAAGCGGTCTTGAAACTGACGCAAGGGCTGAATTTGATTATCTGCCTTTTGAAGAAATAGGGTATAAAATGCAATTAAGAACTGAAGGTGATGTATGGGCCAGAAATATGGTAAGGTTTGATGAGGTTTTAAATTCAATTGAAATGTGTGAAAATATTTTGGATAATCTGCCTGAGGGTGAACATAAGGTAAAAGTAAAAGGCAGACCAAACGGTGAAACTGTTGTAAGGGTTGAAGCTCCAAGGGGTGAATGTTTTTATTATCTAAAAGGCAGCAATAAAAAATTAATGGATAGGGTAAGAATAAGGGTACCTACATACGCCAATATTCCTATTTTAAAAGAATTGTTTTTAGGGGCTAAATATTCAGATGCTCAGGCAATAGTTTTAAGTTTTGACCCTTGTATGAGCTGCACCGCAAGATAA
- a CDS encoding proton-conducting transporter membrane subunit, whose translation MGLLVFLNIVTPWVLAALIYYAKNDRVTNITAFSALPILLVFSYLIYINHTTSLIQTPEIVDYLITIYDFGLLGYFLYQGIVKKSTLVTSLAIIQILFLIIVLLMKIHSDIPNIYVDNLTILFYFIVALVGVPIAIFATKYMEFDERGKHKFVAIVIWFLGVMNFAVSVNNIEWFFALFETTTLASFVLIGFRKDEEATNNAVLALWMNQIGGVAILIALMVFIHINGFYHFTELLNHPLEVSLAGLGFLSLSALVKGAQMPFHKWLLGAMVAPTPVSAILHSATMVKIAPFLILRISPVIKGTLLAKLLIITTGYVFVVAAIIALTQSNFKRILAYSTISLLGLMMLSAAVGTPVAVVASIVLIIFHAFAKGFLFVEAGVLEKVFHVKYIEQMRRLIEKAPLTLMFIFFGFLNMTFVPFGTFIGKWMMIEEASKFLSHGSYIILILYVGAGSAFLSVLYMKVLGVSVRKAHGISNIKFFPLPKRFNFVSIWYYVWLLALTLFIAPFIADFVVPIANGITGESANIVSNHLSLYVGNSPLYFWEILGALIILSLIHALPYFVKFKVDTVHPYNCGEVFPKYMGTFNFECVKRYENILIAFSIALFILVVVLGGGLL comes from the coding sequence ATGGGGTTATTAGTCTTTTTAAATATTGTAACTCCCTGGGTTTTGGCAGCTTTAATCTATTATGCCAAAAATGACAGAGTTACAAATATAACTGCATTTTCAGCTTTGCCGATATTATTGGTTTTTTCTTATTTGATTTATATTAACCATACAACCTCTTTGATTCAAACACCGGAAATTGTTGATTATTTGATTACCATCTATGATTTCGGACTTTTAGGCTATTTTTTATATCAGGGGATTGTTAAAAAATCCACATTGGTTACTTCTTTAGCAATAATACAAATTCTTTTTTTAATAATTGTTTTATTAATGAAGATTCATTCAGATATACCGAATATTTATGTAGATAATTTAACAATTCTTTTTTATTTTATTGTGGCGCTTGTAGGTGTGCCTATTGCTATTTTTGCAACAAAATATATGGAATTTGATGAAAGAGGCAAACATAAATTTGTGGCGATTGTTATCTGGTTTTTAGGTGTTATGAATTTTGCCGTAAGTGTTAATAATATAGAATGGTTTTTTGCTTTATTTGAAACAACTACGCTTGCATCTTTTGTATTAATCGGTTTTAGAAAAGATGAAGAGGCTACAAATAATGCGGTTTTGGCTTTATGGATGAATCAAATCGGAGGAGTTGCTATTTTAATAGCTTTAATGGTGTTTATCCATATAAACGGATTTTATCATTTTACAGAACTTCTAAACCATCCTTTGGAAGTTTCTTTGGCAGGGCTTGGATTTTTGTCTTTAAGTGCGCTTGTAAAAGGTGCCCAGATGCCGTTTCATAAATGGCTTCTTGGTGCAATGGTTGCTCCAACTCCCGTAAGTGCAATACTTCACTCAGCAACAATGGTAAAAATAGCCCCGTTTTTAATTCTTAGAATTTCTCCTGTAATTAAGGGAACACTTCTTGCAAAACTTTTAATAATTACCACAGGTTATGTTTTTGTGGTTGCGGCTATTATTGCACTGACTCAAAGTAATTTTAAAAGGATACTTGCATATTCCACTATTTCACTTCTTGGTCTTATGATGCTTTCAGCCGCAGTAGGAACTCCTGTGGCGGTTGTTGCTAGTATTGTGCTTATAATTTTCCATGCATTTGCAAAAGGATTTTTATTTGTTGAAGCGGGTGTGCTTGAAAAAGTTTTTCATGTTAAATACATCGAACAGATGAGAAGATTAATTGAAAAGGCACCTCTTACACTTATGTTTATTTTCTTTGGATTTTTAAATATGACTTTTGTGCCGTTTGGAACATTTATTGGTAAATGGATGATGATTGAAGAGGCAAGCAAATTTTTGAGTCACGGCAGTTATATAATTCTGATTTTATATGTAGGTGCCGGCAGTGCATTTTTAAGTGTTTTATATATGAAAGTTTTGGGTGTTAGTGTAAGAAAAGCACACGGAATTTCAAATATTAAATTTTTTCCTTTACCTAAAAGATTTAATTTTGTATCCATCTGGTATTATGTGTGGCTTTTGGCTTTAACACTATTTATAGCTCCTTTTATTGCTGATTTTGTAGTGCCTATCGCAAATGGAATCACTGGTGAGAGTGCAAATATTGTTTCAAATCATTTAAGTTTATATGTTGGTAATTCTCCTCTTTATTTTTGGGAAATATTAGGTGCTTTAATAATTTTAAGTTTAATTCACGCACTTCCGTATTTTGTTAAATTTAAAGTTGATACAGTTCATCCGTATAACTGCGGTGAAGTGTTTCCAAAATATATGGGTACTTTTAATTTTGAATGTGTAAAAAGATATGAAAATATACTTATTGCATTTTCTATAGCTTTATTTATTTTAGTTGTAGTTCTTGGAGGAGGTTTATTATGA
- a CDS encoding respiratory chain complex I subunit 1 family protein: protein MINWIIFAFLAPILGGLIYGIERVVKARMQGRMGPPVMQPFYDFAKLMDKRPLMIHSLHALMGIMYFVAEWFSLFVLFLGHDVLIAVFFHVLAVLALVIGASSVRSPYSVLGALRELMHMISYEPFMVLMVVGFYLVSGSFSINDILQSEPLIYKLPLVFMAFLFIIPMMLQKSPFDVAEAHQEIIGGPEIEYSGPFYEAVYTGKWIEYIYVFFFMFLFGGRNYILGVILVIFAFFFVNLLDNATARLDFRKMVKFSWIFLIPLAALNIILLALWR from the coding sequence ATGATAAATTGGATAATTTTTGCTTTTTTGGCTCCGATTTTAGGTGGATTAATTTACGGAATAGAAAGGGTGGTTAAAGCCAGAATGCAGGGAAGAATGGGGCCGCCTGTTATGCAGCCATTTTATGATTTTGCAAAACTTATGGATAAACGACCTTTAATGATTCATTCTTTGCATGCTTTAATGGGTATTATGTATTTTGTGGCTGAATGGTTTTCACTGTTTGTATTATTTTTAGGTCATGATGTTTTAATAGCGGTATTTTTTCATGTATTAGCAGTTTTAGCCTTGGTAATAGGGGCTAGCAGTGTGAGAAGCCCTTATTCGGTGCTTGGGGCATTGAGAGAACTTATGCATATGATAAGTTATGAGCCTTTTATGGTTTTAATGGTTGTAGGTTTTTATTTGGTTAGCGGCAGTTTTAGTATTAATGATATTTTACAAAGCGAGCCTTTAATTTATAAACTGCCTTTGGTGTTTATGGCGTTTTTATTTATCATCCCTATGATGCTTCAAAAATCTCCTTTTGACGTTGCAGAAGCCCATCAGGAAATAATTGGGGGACCTGAAATTGAATACAGCGGACCTTTTTATGAGGCCGTTTATACAGGTAAATGGATTGAATATATTTATGTGTTTTTCTTTATGTTTTTATTTGGTGGAAGAAATTACATTTTAGGAGTTATTTTAGTAATTTTTGCATTTTTCTTTGTAAATCTGCTTGATAATGCCACAGCAAGACTTGATTTTAGGAAAATGGTTAAATTTTCATGGATATTTTTAATTCCGCTTGCGGCATTGAATATTATATTACTAGCTTTATGGAGGTAA
- a CDS encoding 4Fe-4S dicluster domain-containing protein — protein sequence MVKMFIESVKNLVSEPETIKYPFEPSPEPKGYRGLIIYNEEFCIFCDKCENICPPGAIKFEVVDVESGKKQYNYNPYLCIYCGACVSVCPKAEEALAQSEKRMPPLGRSIYKEKGLGYFINEINNPKELEKKWGELEIRAKESREKLAEYKKQQRLKKQAAKKQEPSS from the coding sequence ATGGTTAAAATGTTTATTGAATCTGTGAAAAATCTTGTTTCAGAGCCTGAAACTATAAAATATCCTTTTGAGCCTTCGCCTGAACCGAAAGGATACAGGGGATTAATTATTTATAATGAGGAATTTTGTATTTTTTGCGACAAATGCGAAAATATCTGTCCTCCCGGTGCAATTAAATTTGAGGTGGTTGATGTTGAAAGCGGAAAAAAACAGTATAACTATAATCCTTATTTGTGTATTTACTGTGGGGCTTGTGTGAGTGTCTGTCCAAAGGCCGAGGAGGCTTTGGCTCAGTCTGAAAAAAGAATGCCGCCGCTTGGAAGAAGTATTTATAAAGAAAAAGGACTTGGATATTTTATTAACGAAATAAACAATCCAAAAGAACTTGAAAAAAAATGGGGGGAACTTGAAATCAGGGCAAAAGAGTCAAGAGAAAAATTAGCTGAATATAAAAAACAGCAGAGATTAAAAAAACAGGCTGCAAAAAAACAGGAACCTTCTTCTTAA